A genomic stretch from Brachyhypopomus gauderio isolate BG-103 unplaced genomic scaffold, BGAUD_0.2 sc60, whole genome shotgun sequence includes:
- the LOC143489236 gene encoding uncharacterized protein LOC143489236 isoform X1, which yields MKEMEALLKKTCDQLLEAHKIYQHQVAKYKELMMTCQEKDEKIFKLENSLEQSIETASEYRAFVDGVKEEILHYRKKCKCLVNNGKEEVKDQEIQRLVQTLKKKDELLDQMQHEQHSLKEKVKELANDLMQQDLVYRNTVSTLETERAAATRLTAENQALSSKLVEFQQVTDYMSTKLQALETDLSIQTSTVIDLSEELQKAKALLRDGEEERTQQSRTINSLKLEVGELQQKNIKAIMTTLHEKSRKIEALETELSRTRKEMEKVLEELRQDRCTALREQAQEEVLKLQKQMCDDQDQIKTLHADLLQKEYNISYLQSEMRQANTRIAVLQKEVQTLAEALWEHRTKRVDAEGERDRALSALWNQEQTIAQLKTEQVGSQQTLRKYWETCQLLQEKDKLIHELRFTLAEKERARVEQEKCVDALQKDIRSLTESNGRPLHFFEHTDC from the exons ATGAAag AAATGGAAGCGTTGCTCAAGAAAACATGCGACCAGCTACTGGAAGCCCACAAG ATTTATCAGCATCAGGTGGCGAAATATAAGGAGCTCATGATGACTTGCCAGGAAAAAGATGAAAAGATCTTCAAGTTGGAGAATTCTTTAGAGCAAAGTATTGAGACAGCGTCTGAATAC AGGGCCTTTGTTGATGGCGTTAAAGAGGAAATATTGCATTATAGAAAAAAATGCAAGTGTTTGGTCAACAATGGCAAGGAGGAGGTGAAAGACCAGGAAATCCAGCGGCTTGTGCAGACTTTGAAAAAGAAAGACGAGCTTCTGGACCAGATGCAGCACGAGCAGCATTCACTAAAGGAGAAGGTGAAGGAACTTGCCAATGATCTGATGCAGCAGGACCTGGTGTACAGAAACACCGTCTCCAcgctggagacagagagggcagcaGCCACCCGTCTCACTGCTGAGAATCAGGCTTTGTCCAGTAAGCTCGTCGAGTTCCAGCAGGTCACCGATTACATGAGCACCAAGCTCCAAGCACTGGAGACTGATTTAAGTATCCAGACAAGCACAGTGATTGATCTTTCTGAGGAACTTCAGAAAGCCAAAGCTCTTCTCAGGGATGGTGAAGAAGAGCGTACCCAGCAGTCTAGGACCATCAACTCCTTGaagctggaggtgggggagcTCCAGCAGAAGAACATCAAAGCAATCATGACAACTTTACATGAGAAGAGCCGGAAGATCGAGGCCCTGGAGACAGAGCTGAGCCGCACCAGAAAGGAGATGGAGAAAGTCCTTGAGGAGCTGAGGCAAGACAGATGCACTGCCCTGAGGGAACAGGCCCAGGAGGAGGTTTTAAA GCTCCAGAAGCAGATGTGTGATGACCAGGATCAAATCAAGACCTTACATGCTGATCTGCTGCAGAAGGAGTACAACATCTCGTATCTCCAATCAGAGATGCGTCAGGCCAACACCCGTATTGCCGTGCTGCAGAAAGAG GTACAGACCCTGGCTGAAGCTCTCTGGGAGCACAGAACCAAGAGAGTTGAcgcggagggagagagggacagagctcTCAGCGCCTTGTGGAATCAAGAACAGACCATTGCGCAGCTGAAGACT GAGCAGGTTGGGTCGCAACAAACTCTCCGGAAATACTGGGagacgtgtcagc TGCTTCAGGAAAAGGACAAGCTGATTCACGAATTGCGGTTCACCCTCGCGGAGAAAGAGAGGGCACGTGTGGAGCAGGAGAAATGTGTTGACGCTCTGCAAAAGGACATCAGATCCCTAACTGAAAGTAATGGGAGGCCATTGCATTTTTTTGAACACACAGATTGTTAA
- the LOC143489236 gene encoding uncharacterized protein LOC143489236 isoform X2, with amino-acid sequence MEALLKKTCDQLLEAHKIYQHQVAKYKELMMTCQEKDEKIFKLENSLEQSIETASEYRAFVDGVKEEILHYRKKCKCLVNNGKEEVKDQEIQRLVQTLKKKDELLDQMQHEQHSLKEKVKELANDLMQQDLVYRNTVSTLETERAAATRLTAENQALSSKLVEFQQVTDYMSTKLQALETDLSIQTSTVIDLSEELQKAKALLRDGEEERTQQSRTINSLKLEVGELQQKNIKAIMTTLHEKSRKIEALETELSRTRKEMEKVLEELRQDRCTALREQAQEEVLKLQKQMCDDQDQIKTLHADLLQKEYNISYLQSEMRQANTRIAVLQKEVQTLAEALWEHRTKRVDAEGERDRALSALWNQEQTIAQLKTEQVGSQQTLRKYWETCQLLQEKDKLIHELRFTLAEKERARVEQEKCVDALQKDIRSLTESNGRPLHFFEHTDC; translated from the exons ATGGAAGCGTTGCTCAAGAAAACATGCGACCAGCTACTGGAAGCCCACAAG ATTTATCAGCATCAGGTGGCGAAATATAAGGAGCTCATGATGACTTGCCAGGAAAAAGATGAAAAGATCTTCAAGTTGGAGAATTCTTTAGAGCAAAGTATTGAGACAGCGTCTGAATAC AGGGCCTTTGTTGATGGCGTTAAAGAGGAAATATTGCATTATAGAAAAAAATGCAAGTGTTTGGTCAACAATGGCAAGGAGGAGGTGAAAGACCAGGAAATCCAGCGGCTTGTGCAGACTTTGAAAAAGAAAGACGAGCTTCTGGACCAGATGCAGCACGAGCAGCATTCACTAAAGGAGAAGGTGAAGGAACTTGCCAATGATCTGATGCAGCAGGACCTGGTGTACAGAAACACCGTCTCCAcgctggagacagagagggcagcaGCCACCCGTCTCACTGCTGAGAATCAGGCTTTGTCCAGTAAGCTCGTCGAGTTCCAGCAGGTCACCGATTACATGAGCACCAAGCTCCAAGCACTGGAGACTGATTTAAGTATCCAGACAAGCACAGTGATTGATCTTTCTGAGGAACTTCAGAAAGCCAAAGCTCTTCTCAGGGATGGTGAAGAAGAGCGTACCCAGCAGTCTAGGACCATCAACTCCTTGaagctggaggtgggggagcTCCAGCAGAAGAACATCAAAGCAATCATGACAACTTTACATGAGAAGAGCCGGAAGATCGAGGCCCTGGAGACAGAGCTGAGCCGCACCAGAAAGGAGATGGAGAAAGTCCTTGAGGAGCTGAGGCAAGACAGATGCACTGCCCTGAGGGAACAGGCCCAGGAGGAGGTTTTAAA GCTCCAGAAGCAGATGTGTGATGACCAGGATCAAATCAAGACCTTACATGCTGATCTGCTGCAGAAGGAGTACAACATCTCGTATCTCCAATCAGAGATGCGTCAGGCCAACACCCGTATTGCCGTGCTGCAGAAAGAG GTACAGACCCTGGCTGAAGCTCTCTGGGAGCACAGAACCAAGAGAGTTGAcgcggagggagagagggacagagctcTCAGCGCCTTGTGGAATCAAGAACAGACCATTGCGCAGCTGAAGACT GAGCAGGTTGGGTCGCAACAAACTCTCCGGAAATACTGGGagacgtgtcagc TGCTTCAGGAAAAGGACAAGCTGATTCACGAATTGCGGTTCACCCTCGCGGAGAAAGAGAGGGCACGTGTGGAGCAGGAGAAATGTGTTGACGCTCTGCAAAAGGACATCAGATCCCTAACTGAAAGTAATGGGAGGCCATTGCATTTTTTTGAACACACAGATTGTTAA